AGTCATAGTCGTACAGAGCTGTCTTTGGTTTTCCCTACTTGGATAGTCCCCAGATAGCTCAAAGGCAACTAGACTAACTAGAatttaccttccttccttccttcctcagacaGAAAACTCATTTACCCAAATCAGAAATCCCTGCCTCCAACTTCAATCCTCTATTTTCAAGCTCCATTCCACCCTATCCCAATTGCCTTCGCTCAGCCAGGCTCTATTGTCCTGTATATTGTCCTGTGCTGCCCAAGTGAGCTTTCTAATGTACATCCCTTAAGGGGTTCCTCCCTGACTTTTTGTGGGCTGGTGGTTCCCACAGCCCTTGATATTAATAACAAAACACTTAACAGCTTTTAAGGTCCTGAAGGATCAGGCTCCAGATTGGCTTTCAGATACTTGATTGAACTCCAATCCTGGACAGTGTTCTCTTGACCTCACGCAGGAATGCCCAAACCATTTCCCACTGGCTCATACTCCTTCATATTTGATATTGAGTGTAAATGTAAATAACATTGTAAAGTAAGGGTCTTTAAAACATTGCCTCATCTGGTCTTGTTTCTATATTATTAATCCTAacattatttacacacacacacacacagacacacaaacacacacacacacacacacacacacacacacacacacacacacacacacacacgttttactAATGTAAATCCCTAAGTACACAAAGCTCTTGTCTTGAAGCTTTGGAATGTTGGGATAGAGAGGAATCTCACTGAATTGTGACATAGAGACAACGTAAAGGCCTGAGATTGGGAACAGCACAGCAAACACCACAGCTATTTAGTGTCATTTCTTTAGGAAGGGCCCATTGTGGCACTTTTActttgtaaaagaaagaaaaaaaggtcgCAATTTTCCCAAGGAACAAATTGCAGCAGCTAGAGAACATGCCACACTTCTGCTTTGCTCCTGTCCTCCATGAAATCACCCCCACTGAAGTGTTGCAGTTCTTGGAGAAAGGAGTCCCTTCTCAGGGCATTCGCCCATTCATCCCAAACACTTTATATCGCGATGCCCTTCAGGATGCTGGTGGCATCACTGCCGCTGCgtttcctgttggcagcagagagcaggaaaaaCAAGCGTTAGTAAGCCTCGGTCAGGGCAGAAAGAGCTCTGGGCGATTCACACACGGCTACCCCAGACTCGGACCCCCAAGCCGGAAGCCTCTAAAACCGAAAATTGGAAAATCGGAAAATCAGGAGAGGCCAGGGCTCCTGAGCTGGTCCCAGAGCACATCTTCCACCAGCGCTCAGACAACGCGCGTGACTCTCCCACGCCGGGCCTCGGCTCCCTCCCAGGTTTGGCTGACCCGGAGGGCCGCGAATCACGATGCTCACACGCGCTCCCCGCCGCCTGGTCCAGGGGCCCCGGGAGACCTGGCTGCTTGGCGGCCTCTGGGTCTGGATATTGTGCGGCCTGGGGATGGCGGGCTCCCCGGGAACCCCGCAGCCATGCCAGGCGCCCCAGCAGTGGGAGGGACGTCAGGTTCTGTACCAGCAGAGCAGCGGGCACAACAGCCGCGCCCTGGTGTCCTACGATGGTCTCAACCAGCGCGTGCGGGTGCTGGACGAAAGGAAGGCGCTGATCCCCTGCAAGAGGTAGGCGGTGTGGAAGGGCCAGGGGAACACCAGTTCAGGGACTTGATACTCTAGCTAGACCCCTAGCAGCTCTCGGCTCCTCCCTACCCCTAATAACTTTATAGGGGTGTTTGTGAATGGCATGGTCTGCCCagtgaggtggaggcaggcaaaGAAAGGACTCTCCAAGGGCAGGATGGAAAAGTCAGACATTCTAAGTCCAAGTTAGCCCccagtcttaactgctgagtcaggcTCCTGGTACCTGTAGGCCCCTGCAGTCTAGGGCATGTTTTTTTAGAAGCCACCTACAAG
This genomic interval from Rattus norvegicus strain BN/NHsdMcwi chromosome 17, GRCr8, whole genome shotgun sequence contains the following:
- the Epdr1 gene encoding mammalian ependymin-related protein 1 isoform 2 precursor (isoform 2 precursor is encoded by transcript variant 2), with protein sequence MLTRAPRRLVQGPRETWLLGGLWVWILCGLGMAGSPGTPQPCQAPQQWEGRQVLYQQSSGHNSRALVSYDGLNQRVRVLDERKALIPCKR